In the Fusarium oxysporum f. sp. lycopersici 4287 chromosome 9, whole genome shotgun sequence genome, one interval contains:
- a CDS encoding hypothetical protein (At least one base has a quality score < 10) — translation MSTSSSNLVNPTVTFIAVDEILYLDSSIPSHLVQDTLMAVTCFSAIECWSSKGQKRSVDTPRSKVQYMKLISKLSLASQDVQRWTGNIRIPENSQSSEMRASAVAHGWELWTGLARKCQNSQTPHTRC, via the coding sequence ATGAGTACGTCCTCATCAAACTTAGTCAACCCGACCGTAACGTTtattgctgttgatgaaatTTTGTACCTTGATTCATCAATCCCGTCACATTTAGTACAAGACACACTCATGGCCGTTACTTGTTTTAGTGCTATTGAGTGCTGGTCCTCAAAAGGACAGAAAAGGAGCGTAGATACACCTCGATCTAAAGTACAATACATGAAATTGATCTCAAAATTGAGCCTTGCTTCGCAGGATGTCCAAAGATGGACTGGAAACATCCGAATCCCTGAAAACTCTCAGAGTTCAGAAATGAGAGCCAGTGCTGTGGCTCATGGCTGGGAACTATGGACTGGACTGGCCAGGAAATGCCAAAACTCCCAAACACCTCATACCCGCTGTTAA
- a CDS encoding protein TIF31 has translation MAEETTPPAQAPAAASEEPETNMEAEAQDVDAGAEALINLTIVLPDANASKMQIMVSSQEQVHEIRQSIIDLPSAFQYTCFHLEFNGEKINDFIPLSEIPDLGTTPEFHVVEDPYTEKEARIHFVRIRELIGASGDRCDTAQGLLPGLSLFETVATEAVSNNESAEESPIQNYDFQAVPSLTELVPPPSEPAPKTVKQISLSSWNPPPPHLRQRGHLLYLVVSTNEGEQYQITSHVSGFFVNKSSNAKFDPFPRPAPKGQSAHSLLSLIELVSASFAESFTKLQDYNNQRDPLATFQITNAIPAAPWVVPSPNSTLCTHLPDPARSQETYLLNGVENTDTLRDWNEEFQSAKELPRETVQDRVFRERLISKLFADYNEAATRGAVMVARGDIAPLNPTECRDAQIFVYNNIFFSFGADGVGTFTSEGGDEAARVATGKDVAGVKLVNQLDIEGLFTPATVVVDYLGKRIVGQSIVPGIFKQREPGENQIDYGAVDGKDIVAADERFAPGFAQLSKALKVKKHPVWDKEGKRFDLEASVETKGLLGTDARKYVLDLYRISPLDIAWLDEDGLPEDGDAYPHRMTVLRPELVDSFSRYKLKQWVDKEVARRAEQKKEKEGETKAAEGDAKGEEDESEKKTTEGEGEGEGEASKEEDNQPNLSDFKFALNPDAFSGQVPQTDEEKAEFAADEEEVRAAGKYLREQVIPDLLKDLSESEISFPMDGQSLSRLLHKRGINVRYLGKVAELSSDGRLRCLRDICVQDMVARAFKHVSAVYLRHLPVPAVPATVSHLLNCLLGHRFNEKPVAELDPSIRSLYTDADWSFEKVTPESLRENIEEQILQRFRYELDEEWHNQVRPVQLLREVSLKIGIQLLAKDYSFTAEAAATASEAAPAKVEKPVANGQNNGESVSSKKKKKSKAREASPVEAAAPANVHTFSPEDVIDLVPLIKDSCPRSALAEEALEAGRISLLQNQKKLGQELLLESLSLHEQIYGILHPEVARVYNSLSMLYYQLDEKEAAVDLARKAIIVAERTVGVDSAETLLNYLNLSLFLHQIGDSKGALVYSKHALKMWKVIYGPDHPDSITTLNNAAVMLQNLKAYHESRLWFEESLRVCESVFGKQSINSATLLFQLAQALALDRDSKGAVTRMRESYNVFLAELGPEDKNTKEAESWLEQLTQNAVNIAKHAKDVAARRLRTGVRFTTSPSSLAASNATVPGRTGPGSQVDSRSIDELIKFIEGGEHQQTKKRTGRGNPKRRGQAGAR, from the exons ATGGCTGAGGAAACCACTCCTCCCGCTCAGGCGCCTG CTGCTGCGTCCGAGGAGCCCGAGACCAACATGGAGGCCGAAGCTCAAGACGTTGACGCTGGCGCTGAAG CGTTAATAAACCTTACCATCGTCTTGCCCGACGCCAATGCTAGCAAGATGCAGATTATG GTgtcttctcaagaacagGTTCACGAGATTCGACAGTCCATCATTGACCTTCCCTCCGCATTCCAATACACTTGCTTCCACCTCGAGTTCAACGGCGAGAAGATCAACGACTTCATTCCCCTCTCTGAAATTCCTGACCTCGGTACCACTCCCGAATTCCACGTTGTTGAGGACCCATATACCGAGAAGGAAGCTCGCATCCATTTTGTCCGCATTCGAGAGCTTATCGGTGCGTCTGGAGACCGATGTGACACTGCCCAGGGCCTTCTTCCGGGGTTGTCTCTTTTCGAAACTGTCGCCACAGAGGCCGTCAGCAACAACGAGTCGGCCGAGGAGTCACCCATTCAGAACTACGATTTCCAGGCTGTGCCCTCTCTTACCGAGCTGGTTCCTCCTCCCTCTGAGCCCGCTCCTAAGACAGTGAAGCAGATCTCCTTATCTTCCTGgaatcctcctcctcctcacctCCGACAGCGCGGCCACTTACTCTACTTGGTTGTCTCCACCAACGAAGGCGAGCAATATCAGATCACCTCTCACGTTTCGGGCTTCTTCGTCAACAAGTCATCTAACGCCAAATTCGATCCCTTCCCTCGTCCGGCACCCAAGGGTCAGTCAGCTCACTCTTTGCTGAGCCTGATTGAGCttgtctctgcatccttcgCCGAGTCCTTCACAAAACTCCAGGACTACAACAACCAACGCGACCCTCTCGCCACTTTCCAAATCACCAACGCTATTCCCGCTGCTCCTTGGGTGGTTCCCTCTCCTAACTCAACACTTTGCACACATCTTCCTGATCCTGCACGATCTCAGGAGACCTACCTCCTTAATGGTGTCGAGAACACCGACACTCTGCGAGACTGGAATGAAGAGTTCCAGTCAGCGAAGGAACTTCCTCGCGAGACAGTTCAGGATCGTGTCTTCCGAGAACGACTCATTTCTAAGCTCTTTGCCGATTATAATGAGGCTGCTACTCGAGGCGCCGTCATGGTTGCACGGGGCGACATTGCTCCTTTGAACCCCACAGAATGCAGAGATGCTCAGATCTTTGTCTATAACaacatcttcttctctttcggTGCTGACGGTGTTGGTACATTCACTTCTGagggtggtgatgaggcgGCTCGCGTCGCTACTGGCAAGGATGTCGCTGGTGTGAAGCTCGTCAACCAATTGGATATTGAGGGACTTTTCACTCCTGCTACCGTGGTTGTTGACTACCTTGGCAAGCGAATTGTTGGTCAGAGTATTGTTCCCGGTATTTTCAAGCAGCGCGAACCTGGTGAGAACCAGATCGACTACGGTGCTGTGGACGGCAAGGACATCGTCGCCGCTGATGAGAGATTTGCTCCCGGCTTTGCTCAGCTGTCCAAGGCTCTGAAAGTCAAGAAGCATCCTGTTTGGGACAAGGAGGGCAAGCGATTTGACTTGGAGGCCAGTGTGGAGACCAAGGGTCTGTTGGGTACAGACGCCCGCAAGTATGTCCTGGATCTGTACCGTATCAGCCCCCTCGACATTGCTTGgctggatgaagatggtctTCCTGAGGATGGCGATGCCTACCCTCACCGCATGACAGTCCTCCGACCGGAGCTTGTCGACTCGTTCTCGCGATACAAGCTGAAGCAGTGGGTGGATAAAGAGGTTGCCCGTCGAGCTGagcaaaagaaggagaaggagggtgAGACCAAGGCTGCAGAGGGTGACGCCAAGGgtgaagaggatgagagcgagaagaagaccacagagggcgagggcgagggtgagggtgaagcctccaaggaagaggataaCCAGCCTAACCTGTCAGACTTCAAGTTCGCCCTTAACCCTGACGCTTTTAGTGGCCAGGTTCCTCAGACTGACGAAGAGAAGGCCGAGTTTGCcgctgatgaggaagaggttaGGGCAGCTGGAAAATATCTCCGCGAACAGGTTATCCCTGACCTGCTCAAGGATCTTTCCGAGTCCGAGATCAGCTTCCCCATGGATGGCCAGTCATTGAGCCGACTTCTACACAAGCGCGGTATCAACGTAAGATACCTCGGTAAGGTTGCTGAGCTCTCTAGTGATGGCCGACTCCGATGCTTGCGCGACATTTGCGTCCAGGATATGGTTGCCCGAGCCTTCAAGCATGTTTCTGCTGTCTACCTCCGACACCTACCAGTCCCTGCTGTTCCTGCTACTGTTTCTCATCTCCTCAACTGTCTGCTTGGACATAGGTTCAATGAGAAGCCCGTTGCTGAGCTCGATCCTTCCATCCGCAGTCTCTACACTGATGCCGACTGGTCGTTCGAGAAGGTTACACCTGAGAGTCTGCGGGAGAACATTGAGGAGCAGATCCTCCAGCGATTCCGATATGAGCTCGACGAGGAGTGGCACAACCAGGTTCGCCCTGTGCAGCTTCTTCGTGAGGTGTCGTTGAAGATTGGTATTCAGCTTCTGGCCAAGGACTACAGTTTCACTGCTGAGGCTGCCGCCACTGCTTCTGAAGCTGCTCCTGCAAAGGTCGAGAAGCCTGTTGCCAACGGCCAGAACAATGGAGAATCTGTtagcagcaagaagaagaagaagagcaaggctCGTGAAGCTTCTCCCGTTGAGGCTGCCGCCCCAGCCAATGTGCATACTTTCAGCCCCGAAGACGTCATTGACCTTGTTCCTTTAATCAAGGACTCGTGCCCTCGCAGCGCCCTCGCTGAAGAGGCGCTTGAGGCTGGCCGTATCTCTCTTCTACAAAACCAGAAGAAACTGGGCCAGGAGCTTCTCCTGGAATCCCTTTCCCTGCATGAGCAGATTTACGGCATCCTGCATCCCGAGGTCGCTCGTGTCTACAACAGCCTATCCATGCTCTACTACCAGctcgatgagaaggaggctgctgttgaCCTTGCTCGCAAAGCTATCATCGTCGCTGAGAGAACCGTGGGTGTCGACTCAGCCGAGACTCTCCTTAACTACCTCAACCTGAGCCTGTTCCTCCACCAGATTGGTGACAGCAAGGGTGCTCTTGTGTACTCCAAGCACGCTCTCAAGATGTGGAAGGTCATTTATGGCCCTGATCATCCTGATTCTATCACAACACTCAACAATGCTGCTGTGATGCTCCAGAACCTCAAGGCTTACCACGAGTCTCGACTCTGGTTCGAAGAGTCACTGCGCGTATGTGAGTCTGTTTTCGGCAAACAGTCGATCAACTCTGCCACCCTCCTCTTCCAGTTGGCTCAGGCTCTTGCTCTAGACCGCGACTCAAAGGGAGCTGTTACTCGCATGCGAGAGTCTTACAACGTCTTCCTTGCTGAACTTGGACCTGAGGACAAGAACACCAAGGAGGCCGAGAGCTGGTTGGAGCAGCTCACTCAGAATGCTGTCAACATTGCCAAGCATGCTAAGGACGTTGCTGCTCGAAGACTCCGAACGGGTGTTCGGTTTACCACCAGTCCCTCAAGCTTGGCGGCTTCCAATGCTACTGTCCCCGGCCGCACGGGACCTGGTTCACAAGTTGACTCCCGCAGCATTGATGAGCTTATCAAGTTCATCGAGGGTGGTGAACATCAGCAGACCAAGAAGCGAACTGGCCGTGGAAACCCTAAGAGGCGAGGCCAGGCTGGAGCGCGATAG
- a CDS encoding hypothetical protein (At least one base has a quality score < 10), whose translation MSAGNSLLPRGGYQLTPEQQLAKEIAETTNGNLSKYLMIVCGAVSAAVIVWKVCERIIRLTRHVSCLNNDKQRYFAIPNQKFAALKRHLLYAPVFSKRHNREIQLSKAINVGTLPTRFQLLFLVSYFVSNVVWCVIDIDYSADMATACGVIRNRTGVLSTVNMVPLFLLAGRNNPLIPLLNISFDTYNLIHRWFGRIVILEALAHTLAHYGKNGWVFTPPAGNFILPGFIATCSFVFLGIQASSPLRHAFYEIFKALHILAATAAVVGLYYHLSASPGLFKWLCYVYGVIAIWSFDRTYRIWRVIRSHVGGSRSRTIVEALPGNAVRLTMTLARPWNAAPGQHAYLYMPAISYWQSHPFSVAWYDGVEDVKSDRLATTNQDLLAMQQQRVSFIIRGRTGMTDSLYKKAVAAPGGRFETSCFAEGPYGGHHSFDSYGTVVLFAGGVGITHPVPYIKHLVEGYSEGTVATRRILLVWTIQTPEHLEWIRPWMTEILGMDKRRDVLRIMLFVSQPRSTKEIHSPSSTVQMFPGRPNINTLLGMEQEHQVGAMAVTVCGPGALSDEVRLAVRNRQDRSHIDFIEEAFTW comes from the exons ATGAGTGCCGGAAACTCACTGCTGCCGCGAGGCGGTTACCAGCTCACACCTGAGCAACAACTCGCTAAAGAAATCGCCGAAACCACCAACGGAAACCTCTCCAAGTACCTCATGATCGTCTGTGGTGCTGTCTCTGCTGCTGTTATCGTCTGGAAGGTCTGCGAGCGAATTATCCGACTCACTCGACATGTTTCTTGTTTGAACAACGACAAGCAGCGCTACTTCGCTATCCCCAACCAGAAGTTCGCTGCCCTGAAGCGCCACCTTCTTTACGCTCCCGTCTTCAGCAAGCGCCACAACCGCGAAATCCAGCTAAGCAAGGCCATCAACGTTGGAACTCTACCCACCCGTTTCCAACTACTTTTCCTCGTGTCCTATTTCGTTTCCAATGTCGTCTGGTGTGTTATCGACATCGACTATTCCGCTGATATGGCCACCGCCTGCGGTGTCATTCGCAACCGCACTGGTGTCCTCTCAACTGTCAACATG GTccctctcttccttctggcTGGACGAAACAACCCTCTCATCCCCCTCTTGAACATCTCCTTTGACACCTACAACCTGATCCACCGTTGGTTTGGCCGTATTGTCATTCTTGAGGCTCTCGCTCATACCCTTGCCCACTATGGTAAGAACGGTTGGGTCTTCACCCCTCCCGCGGGCAACTTTATCCTTCCCGGCTTTATT GCCACATGCTCCTTTGTCTTCCTCGGCATCCAGGCCTCCAGTCCTCTTCGCCATGCCTTTTACGAGATCTTCAAGGCTCTCCACATCCTCGCTGCCACCGCCGCCGTTGTGGGATTGTACTATCACTTATCCGCATCCCCTGGTCTGTTCAAGTGGCTCTGCTACGTTTATGGTGTGATCGCTATCTGGAGTTTCGACCGAACCTATCGTATTTGGCGTGTCATTCGCTCCCACGTTGGAGGTTCGCGCTCCCGAACCATTGTCGAAGCCCTCCCTGGAAATGCCGTCCGATTGACCATGACTCTGGCTCGCCCCTGGAACGCCGCCCCTGGACAACACGCCTATCTCTACATGCCCGCCATCAGCTACTGGCAATCTCACCCCTTCTCCGTCGCCTGGTACGATGGCGTCGAGGATGTTAAGAGCGACCGATTAGCTACTACTAACCAAGATCTTTTGGCCATGCAACAACAACGAGTTTCTTTCATCATCCGAGGTAGGACCGGCATGACTGACAGCCTCTACAAGAAGGCAGTCGCTGCCCCTGGAGGTCGTTTCGAGACAAGCTGCTTCGCCGAGGGCCCCTATGGTGGACACCACTCTTTCGACTCTTACGGTACCGTGGTTCTCTTCGCTGGAGGTGTCGGCATCACTCACCCCGTTCCCTATATTAAGCATCTTGTTGAGGGCTACTCTGAGGGCACTGTCGCAACTCGAAGGATCTTGCTAGTCTGGACCATTCAGACTCCCGAGCATCTGGAGTGGATCCGCCCCTGGATGACTGAGATCCTAGGCATGGACAAGAGAAGGGATGTTCTCCGAATCATGCTCTTCGTCAGCCAGCCTCGCTCGACCAAGGAAATCCACAGCCCCTCGTCTACTGTTCAGATGTTCCCTGGACgacccaacatcaacactcTCTTGGGTATGGAGCAAGAGCACCAGGTTGGTGCCATGGCTGTTACAGTCTGTGGTCCTGGCGCTCTCAGTGATGAGGTTCGCTTGGCTGTTCGAAACCGCCAGGATCGATCCCACATCGATTTCATCGAGGAGGCGTTCACGTGGTAA
- a CDS encoding S-(hydroxymethyl)glutathione dehydrogenase/alcohol dehydrogenase yields MSLPSTMKAVVFDGLYKISVQDRPVPQIRDERDIIIKVYAAGLCGSELHIYRGHQPSDTGFIMGHEFTGTVVQIGSAVKTINIGDKVVAPFTASW; encoded by the exons ATGTCTTTGCCATCAACCATGAAGGCCGTGGTTTTCGATGGTCTGTATAAAATATCAGTGCAGGATAGGCCAGTGCCTCAGA TTCGAGATGAGAGGGATATCATTATCAAAGTTTATGCCGCTGGCTTGTGTGGATC GGAACTTCACATCTACCGTGGTCATCAGCCTTCAGATACTGGCTTCATCATGGGCCACGAGTTCACCGGAACGGTCGTCCAAATTGGGTCAGCTGTAAAGACAATCAACATCGGTGACAAGGTCGTTGCTCCCTTTACAGCTTCCTGGTGA
- a CDS encoding peptidylprolyl isomerase gives MGLAYNTYLNSSKIYGCKTCKAHLANHEDIISRNFRGQHGKAYLFHNVVNIETGPPNERNMTTGRHVVRDITCRQCKETVGWKYDKAYESSEKYKEGKFILEAELLCNVT, from the exons ATGGGGCTGGCTTACAACACCTACCTGAATAGCAGCAAGATCTACGGCTGCAAGACATGCAAGGCCCATCTTGCTAACCATGAGGATATTATCAGCCGT AATTTCCGTGGTCAACATGGCAAGGCCTACCTCTTTCACAACGTCGTCAATATCGAGACGGGTCCTCCGAACGAACGTAACATGACGACCGGTCGACACGTAGTCCGTGATATTACATGCCGTCAGTGCAAGGAGACCGTTGGATGGAAGTACGACAAGGCATACGAATCTTCAGAGAAGTACAAGGAGGGCAAGTTTATTCTCGAGGCTGAGCTGCTATGTAATGTTACTTGA
- a CDS encoding protein TIF31: MEAEAQDVDAGAEALINLTIVLPDANASKMQIMVSSQEQVHEIRQSIIDLPSAFQYTCFHLEFNGEKINDFIPLSEIPDLGTTPEFHVVEDPYTEKEARIHFVRIRELIGASGDRCDTAQGLLPGLSLFETVATEAVSNNESAEESPIQNYDFQAVPSLTELVPPPSEPAPKTVKQISLSSWNPPPPHLRQRGHLLYLVVSTNEGEQYQITSHVSGFFVNKSSNAKFDPFPRPAPKGQSAHSLLSLIELVSASFAESFTKLQDYNNQRDPLATFQITNAIPAAPWVVPSPNSTLCTHLPDPARSQETYLLNGVENTDTLRDWNEEFQSAKELPRETVQDRVFRERLISKLFADYNEAATRGAVMVARGDIAPLNPTECRDAQIFVYNNIFFSFGADGVGTFTSEGGDEAARVATGKDVAGVKLVNQLDIEGLFTPATVVVDYLGKRIVGQSIVPGIFKQREPGENQIDYGAVDGKDIVAADERFAPGFAQLSKALKVKKHPVWDKEGKRFDLEASVETKGLLGTDARKYVLDLYRISPLDIAWLDEDGLPEDGDAYPHRMTVLRPELVDSFSRYKLKQWVDKEVARRAEQKKEKEGETKAAEGDAKGEEDESEKKTTEGEGEGEGEASKEEDNQPNLSDFKFALNPDAFSGQVPQTDEEKAEFAADEEEVRAAGKYLREQVIPDLLKDLSESEISFPMDGQSLSRLLHKRGINVRYLGKVAELSSDGRLRCLRDICVQDMVARAFKHVSAVYLRHLPVPAVPATVSHLLNCLLGHRFNEKPVAELDPSIRSLYTDADWSFEKVTPESLRENIEEQILQRFRYELDEEWHNQVRPVQLLREVSLKIGIQLLAKDYSFTAEAAATASEAAPAKVEKPVANGQNNGESVSSKKKKKSKAREASPVEAAAPANVHTFSPEDVIDLVPLIKDSCPRSALAEEALEAGRISLLQNQKKLGQELLLESLSLHEQIYGILHPEVARVYNSLSMLYYQLDEKEAAVDLARKAIIVAERTVGVDSAETLLNYLNLSLFLHQIGDSKGALVYSKHALKMWKVIYGPDHPDSITTLNNAAVMLQNLKAYHESRLWFEESLRVCESVFGKQSINSATLLFQLAQALALDRDSKGAVTRMRESYNVFLAELGPEDKNTKEAESWLEQLTQNAVNIAKHAKDVAARRLRTGVRFTTSPSSLAASNATVPGRTGPGSQVDSRSIDELIKFIEGGEHQQTKKRTGRGNPKRRGQAGAR; the protein is encoded by the exons ATGGAGGCCGAAGCTCAAGACGTTGACGCTGGCGCTGAAG CGTTAATAAACCTTACCATCGTCTTGCCCGACGCCAATGCTAGCAAGATGCAGATTATG GTgtcttctcaagaacagGTTCACGAGATTCGACAGTCCATCATTGACCTTCCCTCCGCATTCCAATACACTTGCTTCCACCTCGAGTTCAACGGCGAGAAGATCAACGACTTCATTCCCCTCTCTGAAATTCCTGACCTCGGTACCACTCCCGAATTCCACGTTGTTGAGGACCCATATACCGAGAAGGAAGCTCGCATCCATTTTGTCCGCATTCGAGAGCTTATCGGTGCGTCTGGAGACCGATGTGACACTGCCCAGGGCCTTCTTCCGGGGTTGTCTCTTTTCGAAACTGTCGCCACAGAGGCCGTCAGCAACAACGAGTCGGCCGAGGAGTCACCCATTCAGAACTACGATTTCCAGGCTGTGCCCTCTCTTACCGAGCTGGTTCCTCCTCCCTCTGAGCCCGCTCCTAAGACAGTGAAGCAGATCTCCTTATCTTCCTGgaatcctcctcctcctcacctCCGACAGCGCGGCCACTTACTCTACTTGGTTGTCTCCACCAACGAAGGCGAGCAATATCAGATCACCTCTCACGTTTCGGGCTTCTTCGTCAACAAGTCATCTAACGCCAAATTCGATCCCTTCCCTCGTCCGGCACCCAAGGGTCAGTCAGCTCACTCTTTGCTGAGCCTGATTGAGCttgtctctgcatccttcgCCGAGTCCTTCACAAAACTCCAGGACTACAACAACCAACGCGACCCTCTCGCCACTTTCCAAATCACCAACGCTATTCCCGCTGCTCCTTGGGTGGTTCCCTCTCCTAACTCAACACTTTGCACACATCTTCCTGATCCTGCACGATCTCAGGAGACCTACCTCCTTAATGGTGTCGAGAACACCGACACTCTGCGAGACTGGAATGAAGAGTTCCAGTCAGCGAAGGAACTTCCTCGCGAGACAGTTCAGGATCGTGTCTTCCGAGAACGACTCATTTCTAAGCTCTTTGCCGATTATAATGAGGCTGCTACTCGAGGCGCCGTCATGGTTGCACGGGGCGACATTGCTCCTTTGAACCCCACAGAATGCAGAGATGCTCAGATCTTTGTCTATAACaacatcttcttctctttcggTGCTGACGGTGTTGGTACATTCACTTCTGagggtggtgatgaggcgGCTCGCGTCGCTACTGGCAAGGATGTCGCTGGTGTGAAGCTCGTCAACCAATTGGATATTGAGGGACTTTTCACTCCTGCTACCGTGGTTGTTGACTACCTTGGCAAGCGAATTGTTGGTCAGAGTATTGTTCCCGGTATTTTCAAGCAGCGCGAACCTGGTGAGAACCAGATCGACTACGGTGCTGTGGACGGCAAGGACATCGTCGCCGCTGATGAGAGATTTGCTCCCGGCTTTGCTCAGCTGTCCAAGGCTCTGAAAGTCAAGAAGCATCCTGTTTGGGACAAGGAGGGCAAGCGATTTGACTTGGAGGCCAGTGTGGAGACCAAGGGTCTGTTGGGTACAGACGCCCGCAAGTATGTCCTGGATCTGTACCGTATCAGCCCCCTCGACATTGCTTGgctggatgaagatggtctTCCTGAGGATGGCGATGCCTACCCTCACCGCATGACAGTCCTCCGACCGGAGCTTGTCGACTCGTTCTCGCGATACAAGCTGAAGCAGTGGGTGGATAAAGAGGTTGCCCGTCGAGCTGagcaaaagaaggagaaggagggtgAGACCAAGGCTGCAGAGGGTGACGCCAAGGgtgaagaggatgagagcgagaagaagaccacagagggcgagggcgagggtgagggtgaagcctccaaggaagaggataaCCAGCCTAACCTGTCAGACTTCAAGTTCGCCCTTAACCCTGACGCTTTTAGTGGCCAGGTTCCTCAGACTGACGAAGAGAAGGCCGAGTTTGCcgctgatgaggaagaggttaGGGCAGCTGGAAAATATCTCCGCGAACAGGTTATCCCTGACCTGCTCAAGGATCTTTCCGAGTCCGAGATCAGCTTCCCCATGGATGGCCAGTCATTGAGCCGACTTCTACACAAGCGCGGTATCAACGTAAGATACCTCGGTAAGGTTGCTGAGCTCTCTAGTGATGGCCGACTCCGATGCTTGCGCGACATTTGCGTCCAGGATATGGTTGCCCGAGCCTTCAAGCATGTTTCTGCTGTCTACCTCCGACACCTACCAGTCCCTGCTGTTCCTGCTACTGTTTCTCATCTCCTCAACTGTCTGCTTGGACATAGGTTCAATGAGAAGCCCGTTGCTGAGCTCGATCCTTCCATCCGCAGTCTCTACACTGATGCCGACTGGTCGTTCGAGAAGGTTACACCTGAGAGTCTGCGGGAGAACATTGAGGAGCAGATCCTCCAGCGATTCCGATATGAGCTCGACGAGGAGTGGCACAACCAGGTTCGCCCTGTGCAGCTTCTTCGTGAGGTGTCGTTGAAGATTGGTATTCAGCTTCTGGCCAAGGACTACAGTTTCACTGCTGAGGCTGCCGCCACTGCTTCTGAAGCTGCTCCTGCAAAGGTCGAGAAGCCTGTTGCCAACGGCCAGAACAATGGAGAATCTGTtagcagcaagaagaagaagaagagcaaggctCGTGAAGCTTCTCCCGTTGAGGCTGCCGCCCCAGCCAATGTGCATACTTTCAGCCCCGAAGACGTCATTGACCTTGTTCCTTTAATCAAGGACTCGTGCCCTCGCAGCGCCCTCGCTGAAGAGGCGCTTGAGGCTGGCCGTATCTCTCTTCTACAAAACCAGAAGAAACTGGGCCAGGAGCTTCTCCTGGAATCCCTTTCCCTGCATGAGCAGATTTACGGCATCCTGCATCCCGAGGTCGCTCGTGTCTACAACAGCCTATCCATGCTCTACTACCAGctcgatgagaaggaggctgctgttgaCCTTGCTCGCAAAGCTATCATCGTCGCTGAGAGAACCGTGGGTGTCGACTCAGCCGAGACTCTCCTTAACTACCTCAACCTGAGCCTGTTCCTCCACCAGATTGGTGACAGCAAGGGTGCTCTTGTGTACTCCAAGCACGCTCTCAAGATGTGGAAGGTCATTTATGGCCCTGATCATCCTGATTCTATCACAACACTCAACAATGCTGCTGTGATGCTCCAGAACCTCAAGGCTTACCACGAGTCTCGACTCTGGTTCGAAGAGTCACTGCGCGTATGTGAGTCTGTTTTCGGCAAACAGTCGATCAACTCTGCCACCCTCCTCTTCCAGTTGGCTCAGGCTCTTGCTCTAGACCGCGACTCAAAGGGAGCTGTTACTCGCATGCGAGAGTCTTACAACGTCTTCCTTGCTGAACTTGGACCTGAGGACAAGAACACCAAGGAGGCCGAGAGCTGGTTGGAGCAGCTCACTCAGAATGCTGTCAACATTGCCAAGCATGCTAAGGACGTTGCTGCTCGAAGACTCCGAACGGGTGTTCGGTTTACCACCAGTCCCTCAAGCTTGGCGGCTTCCAATGCTACTGTCCCCGGCCGCACGGGACCTGGTTCACAAGTTGACTCCCGCAGCATTGATGAGCTTATCAAGTTCATCGAGGGTGGTGAACATCAGCAGACCAAGAAGCGAACTGGCCGTGGAAACCCTAAGAGGCGAGGCCAGGCTGGAGCGCGATAG